The following coding sequences are from one Sphingobium sp. Cam5-1 window:
- a CDS encoding colicin transporter gives MIAVKRLQSLIWILLVALGALGAYLVSLKVATERNELMKVQTQIARARADIRYLETEFSARASMRQLERWNQDDFMYATPTAQQYLGGERALANLDGIQPNGPDYVAPPVMVAMVESPADLPSAPQAAPASPAATQIRSDIAVIREAHAADNVEKIVKPAAKTAAEKAKDDADVSKPNPVARHAERMAMLDAKLLDDSTIGDISAKAARERKKGAR, from the coding sequence ATGATCGCGGTGAAGAGGTTGCAGAGCCTGATCTGGATACTGCTCGTCGCGCTGGGTGCGCTTGGCGCCTATCTGGTATCGCTGAAAGTCGCGACCGAGCGTAACGAACTGATGAAGGTGCAGACGCAGATCGCGCGGGCGCGGGCGGACATTCGCTATCTGGAAACGGAGTTCAGCGCGCGAGCGAGCATGCGGCAGCTGGAGCGCTGGAATCAGGATGATTTCATGTACGCGACGCCGACCGCGCAGCAATATCTGGGCGGTGAGCGGGCGCTGGCGAACCTGGATGGCATCCAGCCTAACGGCCCCGACTATGTCGCGCCGCCTGTGATGGTGGCGATGGTCGAAAGCCCTGCCGACCTGCCATCTGCGCCGCAGGCCGCCCCGGCGAGTCCCGCCGCGACCCAGATCCGCAGCGATATCGCGGTGATCCGCGAAGCGCATGCGGCTGATAATGTCGAAAAGATTGTCAAACCCGCTGCCAAGACCGCTGCCGAAAAGGCGAAGGACGATGCGGACGTGTCGAAGCCCAATCCGGTGGCTCGCCACGCGGAACGGATGGCGATGCTGGATGCCAAGCTGCTTGACGACAGCACCATCGGCGACATCAGCGCCAAGGCGGCGCGCGAACGCAAGAAAGGCGCGCGCTGA
- a CDS encoding peptidoglycan D,D-transpeptidase FtsI family protein has product MATIIVQPGGARAGKQRVDLTAVAHNRLMLLLILFMAITAVVILRLTWVGIFAHGASGDGAVSGLLPARADIVDRNGVPLARTMDAYSIAVRPSKLIGEPAELARKLHEIFPDEPEAAFYKKLTGKGWAYLRRRALPEEVAAVNALGEIGIEFPREKERLYPQRSLAAHVLGFAPNADGQGGMGVEAAFNDRLTDPALRGQPFAISIDSRVQGALESELYAQMVAQNAKGAGGIIMDANTGEVIAMASIPVFDPNKLQNYAGKKCSESPLCNHMVQARYELGSTFKPLSIGEAMDRGVVTSMAKRYDATAPLAVAGFKIKDDHALGRWINVPEILVHSSNIGTARIADEMGAAPMQQLFRNLQFDQRAPIELKERAKSIWPYNWGRITTMTVSYGHGIAVTPLHLAAAYAALVNGGIWRPATLRKLHANEVPEGHRVFSAATSARMRQLLRMIVAAGTGRSADAKGFRVGGKTGSAEKPEEGRYNKSSLVTTFASAFPMDNPRYVVLTMMDEPKGNAQTFGLRTAAWTAAPVVKRVIERTAPMLGVLPDERRDVDISDLMPLLGQDKDKD; this is encoded by the coding sequence ATGGCAACGATCATCGTTCAGCCGGGCGGCGCCAGGGCAGGCAAGCAGCGGGTTGACCTGACGGCGGTTGCGCACAACCGGCTGATGTTGCTGCTGATCCTGTTCATGGCGATCACGGCGGTGGTGATTTTACGGCTCACCTGGGTGGGCATCTTCGCGCATGGCGCTAGCGGCGATGGCGCCGTTTCGGGCCTGCTTCCCGCCCGCGCTGACATCGTCGATCGTAATGGCGTGCCCCTTGCCCGCACGATGGATGCCTATTCCATTGCCGTGCGCCCGTCGAAGCTGATTGGTGAGCCTGCCGAGCTTGCGCGCAAACTACACGAAATTTTCCCTGATGAACCCGAAGCGGCTTTCTACAAGAAGCTGACGGGCAAGGGCTGGGCCTATCTGCGTCGCCGCGCGCTGCCGGAAGAAGTGGCGGCGGTGAATGCGTTGGGCGAGATCGGCATCGAATTTCCCCGTGAGAAGGAACGCCTGTATCCCCAGCGCAGCTTGGCGGCGCATGTGCTCGGCTTTGCGCCCAATGCCGACGGGCAGGGCGGCATGGGGGTCGAAGCGGCGTTCAATGACCGGCTGACCGATCCGGCGCTGCGCGGGCAGCCTTTTGCCATTTCGATCGACAGCCGGGTGCAGGGCGCGCTGGAAAGCGAGCTTTACGCTCAGATGGTGGCGCAAAATGCCAAGGGCGCGGGCGGCATCATCATGGATGCAAACACCGGCGAAGTGATCGCGATGGCGTCAATCCCTGTGTTCGACCCCAACAAGCTGCAAAATTACGCGGGCAAGAAATGCAGCGAATCGCCGCTCTGTAACCATATGGTCCAGGCGCGCTACGAACTGGGTTCGACGTTCAAGCCATTGTCGATCGGCGAGGCGATGGATCGCGGCGTCGTCACTTCAATGGCGAAGCGCTACGACGCGACCGCCCCGCTTGCGGTGGCCGGGTTCAAGATCAAGGACGACCATGCGCTCGGTCGCTGGATCAATGTGCCGGAAATATTGGTGCACAGCTCCAACATCGGAACGGCGCGGATCGCCGATGAAATGGGCGCCGCGCCGATGCAGCAGCTGTTCCGCAATCTGCAATTCGACCAGCGGGCGCCCATCGAGCTGAAAGAACGCGCCAAGAGCATCTGGCCTTATAATTGGGGCCGCATAACGACGATGACCGTGTCCTATGGTCATGGCATCGCCGTGACGCCGCTGCACCTTGCCGCCGCCTATGCGGCATTGGTGAACGGGGGCATCTGGCGGCCCGCCACCTTGCGCAAGCTGCACGCCAATGAAGTGCCCGAAGGCCATCGCGTCTTTTCGGCTGCAACCAGTGCGCGGATGCGGCAGCTGTTGCGGATGATCGTCGCGGCAGGTACAGGTCGCAGCGCCGACGCCAAGGGATTCCGGGTGGGCGGCAAGACGGGTTCCGCCGAGAAGCCTGAAGAAGGCCGGTACAACAAGAGTTCACTGGTGACGACTTTCGCGTCCGCATTTCCGATGGATAATCCCCGCTACGTCGTGCTGACGATGATGGACGAGCCTAAGGGCAACGCGCAGACTTTCGGCCTGCGCACGGCTGCCTGGACGGCCGCGCCGGTGGTCAAGCGCGTGATCGAACGCACCGCCCCGATGCTGGGTGTGCTGCCCGATGAACGGCGGGACGTCGATATTTCCGACCTCATGCCCCTGCTTGGGCAGGACAAGGACAAGGATTGA
- a CDS encoding UDP-N-acetylmuramoyl-L-alanyl-D-glutamate--2,6-diaminopimelate ligase, translating into MRLGSLIEGLDVKLDTGAPLDASVSGFAIDNRKVAPGTVFGAFQGLRVNGEDFIADAVRAGAVAVVARPEAKVEGTVHIAHDNPRRFFALLAARYFAPFPEVTVAVTGTNGKTSTVELARQLWRMLGHHSASIGTLGVTTSVDQVSTGLTTPDIVTFLSNMSGLKREGITHAAFEASSHGLAQYRTEGLPVSAAAFTNLSRDHLDYHGDMDSYFDAKMRLFDEVVASDGTAVVWADDAWSDKVIQRATKRGLRVLSVGVQGQALRLANRTPTQLGQALEIEVGGKLDKVNLPLIGAYQAANALTAAGLVIAGGEDVAKVLELLGRVQPVRGRLERAVITKAGAPIYVDYAHTPDGLRAAIEALRPHTRGKLIVLFGAGGDRDAGKRPQMGKVAAELADHVIVTDDNPRSEDPSAIRAAVMEGASGAEEIGGRRAAIAAAIARAGGDDIVLLAGKGHEQGQIIGDRVLPFDDVTVARECAG; encoded by the coding sequence ATGCGCCTCGGGTCGCTTATCGAGGGGCTGGATGTGAAGCTCGACACGGGGGCGCCGCTGGACGCTTCGGTGTCGGGCTTCGCGATCGATAACCGGAAGGTTGCGCCGGGCACGGTCTTTGGCGCCTTCCAGGGACTGAGGGTGAATGGCGAGGATTTCATCGCCGACGCCGTGCGCGCGGGTGCTGTTGCGGTCGTCGCGCGGCCGGAGGCTAAGGTGGAGGGGACGGTCCATATCGCCCATGACAATCCCCGCCGCTTTTTCGCCTTGCTTGCCGCTCGCTATTTCGCGCCTTTCCCAGAAGTAACCGTTGCCGTCACCGGCACCAACGGCAAGACATCGACCGTCGAGTTGGCCCGCCAGCTTTGGCGCATGCTCGGCCATCATTCCGCTTCGATCGGCACACTCGGCGTCACGACCTCCGTCGATCAGGTATCGACGGGTCTGACGACGCCGGACATCGTTACGTTTCTGTCCAACATGTCGGGGCTGAAGCGCGAGGGTATTACCCACGCAGCCTTCGAAGCGTCGAGCCATGGCCTTGCGCAATATCGGACGGAAGGACTGCCGGTGTCGGCGGCCGCCTTCACCAATCTGTCGCGCGATCATCTCGATTATCATGGCGACATGGACAGCTATTTCGACGCCAAGATGCGGCTGTTCGACGAAGTCGTCGCGTCTGATGGCACCGCTGTCGTCTGGGCCGACGACGCATGGTCGGACAAGGTCATCCAGCGAGCTACGAAGCGGGGGCTTCGTGTGCTGAGCGTCGGGGTGCAGGGGCAGGCATTGCGCCTTGCCAACCGCACCCCGACCCAGTTGGGCCAGGCGCTGGAAATCGAGGTCGGGGGTAAGCTCGACAAGGTCAACCTGCCGCTGATCGGCGCCTATCAGGCCGCGAACGCCTTGACCGCCGCCGGGCTCGTCATTGCAGGCGGCGAGGATGTGGCGAAGGTTCTGGAACTGCTTGGCCGGGTTCAGCCGGTGCGCGGCCGTCTGGAGCGGGCAGTGATCACAAAGGCAGGCGCGCCCATCTATGTCGATTATGCGCATACGCCCGATGGACTGCGCGCCGCGATCGAAGCGCTGCGGCCCCATACGCGCGGCAAGCTGATCGTGCTGTTCGGCGCTGGCGGCGATCGCGATGCTGGCAAGCGGCCGCAGATGGGCAAGGTTGCCGCAGAGTTGGCTGATCATGTCATCGTCACGGACGACAATCCCCGATCAGAGGACCCGTCCGCCATTCGCGCCGCCGTCATGGAGGGGGCGTCGGGCGCGGAGGAAATTGGTGGCCGCCGGGCCGCCATCGCCGCCGCCATTGCGCGGGCCGGTGGGGATGATATCGTGCTGCTCGCGGGCAAGGGGCATGAACAGGGGCAGATCATCGGCGATCGGGTGTTGCCGTTCGACGATGTCACTGTTGCCCGGGAGTGCGCTGGGTGA
- a CDS encoding UDP-N-acetylmuramoyl-tripeptide--D-alanyl-D-alanine ligase: MSELWTSEEIAQATGGAASAPFAVSGVAFDSREVTNGDLFVAMKGETTDGHHYIDKAFGQGAAGAIVSEPVPQPHILVPDSAAALEALGRASRARMQGKVVGVTGSVGKTGTKEALFQALDRSCPGQVHRSVKSYNNHVGVPLSLSRMPRASAFGVFEMGMNHAGELAQLTRQVRPHVAIVTAIAPAHIEFFGTEEKIAQAKAEIFEGLEPDGTAVIPYDSPHVATLYAKAEQHASRILTFGFDEEADVRARDMVPAANGGTLVTATLPSAELCFTVGAPGEHWVSNALAVLAAVEALGGDLAAAGLALAEMPGLPGRGERRSVAVSGGEALLIDESYNANPLSMAATLKQLGKENASRRIAVLGGMRELGDRSHELHAGLAEPLAAGQVDYAILVGDEMKPLAEALHGQQLAFDHVPDTAAATNLIRTEMRAGDAILVKGSNGIGLSRLVAALGEHRN; the protein is encoded by the coding sequence GTGAGCGAGCTTTGGACTTCCGAGGAAATAGCGCAGGCTACAGGGGGTGCCGCTTCGGCACCCTTCGCCGTTTCGGGCGTCGCCTTCGATAGCCGCGAAGTGACCAATGGTGACTTGTTCGTCGCGATGAAGGGCGAGACGACGGACGGCCATCATTACATCGACAAGGCTTTCGGTCAGGGCGCGGCTGGCGCGATTGTCAGTGAGCCTGTTCCTCAACCTCATATATTGGTTCCCGACAGTGCCGCTGCGCTGGAAGCGCTGGGTCGCGCGTCGCGTGCGCGCATGCAGGGCAAGGTGGTTGGGGTCACGGGATCAGTCGGCAAGACCGGCACCAAGGAAGCTCTGTTCCAGGCGCTGGACCGCAGCTGTCCGGGTCAGGTGCATCGGTCGGTCAAGAGCTACAATAATCATGTCGGCGTGCCGCTCAGCCTGTCCCGCATGCCCCGCGCGTCGGCCTTTGGCGTGTTCGAAATGGGCATGAACCATGCCGGTGAACTGGCGCAGTTGACGCGGCAGGTGCGGCCGCATGTCGCCATCGTGACCGCCATCGCCCCGGCCCACATCGAATTTTTCGGCACCGAAGAGAAGATCGCGCAGGCCAAGGCGGAGATATTCGAAGGGCTTGAACCCGACGGCACGGCGGTCATTCCCTATGACAGCCCGCATGTCGCGACGCTCTACGCAAAGGCGGAGCAGCATGCCTCCCGCATCCTGACCTTCGGTTTTGACGAAGAGGCCGATGTGCGCGCGCGTGACATGGTTCCGGCGGCAAACGGCGGCACATTGGTCACGGCCACGCTGCCCAGCGCCGAACTCTGCTTCACCGTGGGTGCGCCCGGCGAACATTGGGTTTCCAACGCGCTGGCCGTGCTCGCGGCGGTCGAGGCATTGGGCGGCGATCTGGCTGCTGCGGGTCTGGCGCTCGCCGAAATGCCGGGCCTGCCTGGCCGTGGCGAGCGGCGGTCTGTCGCCGTTTCGGGCGGCGAAGCGCTGCTGATCGATGAAAGCTACAATGCCAATCCGCTAAGCATGGCCGCCACGCTCAAGCAGTTGGGCAAGGAAAATGCGAGCCGCCGCATCGCCGTGCTGGGCGGCATGCGGGAATTGGGCGATCGCAGCCACGAACTCCATGCCGGACTTGCCGAGCCGCTTGCCGCCGGTCAGGTCGACTATGCCATTCTGGTGGGCGATGAAATGAAACCGCTGGCCGAGGCGCTGCACGGTCAGCAGTTGGCCTTTGATCATGTGCCGGATACGGCGGCCGCCACCAATCTCATTCGGACGGAAATGCGCGCTGGCGACGCCATATTGGTCAAGGGCTCGAACGGCATCGGCCTGTCCCGCCTGGTCGCCGCGCTTGGGGAACATAGGAACTGA
- the mraY gene encoding phospho-N-acetylmuramoyl-pentapeptide-transferase codes for MLYWLAQTMDFAGVFNLIRYLSFRAGATIATAFVIGLVLGPRFIGWLRVRQGKGQPIRDDGPQTHLAKRGTPTMGGLMILTSMITSVLLWMDLSSIYVWACLFVTLGFGAIGFLDDYDKVTKASHKGLSGKMRLAFEFLIAGIAAWLIVNQHGNTALYLPFYNGPAIELGPFYFLFAAFVIVAFGNAVNLTDGLDGLATMPVIIACMAFMAIVYLVGRADFAAYLGIPHVPGAGNLTILCGAIIGAGLAFLWFNAPPAAVFMGDTGSLALGGTIGVIAVTAHHEIVLGVIGGLFVVEAMSVIIQVFFYKRTGKRVFKMAPIHHHFEQLGWAEPTVVIRFWIISFVLALAGLATLKLR; via the coding sequence ATGCTCTACTGGCTCGCCCAGACTATGGATTTCGCGGGGGTTTTCAACCTCATCCGCTATCTTAGCTTCCGCGCGGGCGCGACGATCGCGACGGCCTTCGTCATCGGCCTTGTGCTGGGTCCGCGCTTCATCGGCTGGCTGCGGGTGCGGCAGGGTAAGGGTCAGCCGATCCGTGATGATGGTCCGCAGACCCATCTGGCAAAGCGCGGCACGCCGACCATGGGCGGGTTGATGATCCTTACCTCCATGATCACATCGGTGCTGCTCTGGATGGATTTGTCATCCATCTATGTTTGGGCGTGCCTGTTCGTGACGCTGGGTTTCGGCGCGATCGGCTTCCTCGATGATTATGACAAGGTTACGAAGGCCAGCCACAAAGGGCTGTCGGGCAAGATGCGCCTGGCGTTCGAATTCCTGATTGCGGGCATAGCGGCCTGGTTGATCGTCAACCAGCACGGGAATACGGCGCTCTACCTGCCTTTCTACAATGGTCCGGCGATTGAGCTTGGCCCCTTCTACTTCCTCTTCGCTGCATTCGTGATCGTGGCGTTCGGCAACGCTGTGAACCTTACCGATGGTCTCGATGGCCTTGCGACCATGCCGGTCATCATCGCCTGCATGGCGTTCATGGCGATCGTCTATCTGGTCGGTCGCGCGGACTTTGCGGCCTATCTTGGCATCCCGCATGTGCCGGGCGCGGGCAATCTCACCATATTGTGCGGTGCGATCATTGGGGCAGGTTTGGCCTTCCTCTGGTTCAACGCCCCGCCTGCCGCCGTATTCATGGGTGATACCGGCAGCCTTGCGCTGGGCGGGACTATCGGCGTGATCGCGGTGACCGCGCATCATGAAATCGTGCTGGGCGTGATTGGCGGCCTGTTTGTGGTCGAGGCGATGAGCGTGATCATCCAGGTCTTCTTCTACAAGCGCACCGGCAAACGTGTGTTCAAGATGGCCCCGATCCACCATCATTTCGAGCAGCTGGGCTGGGCCGAACCGACGGTCGTGATCCGCTTCTGGATCATCTCCTTCGTGCTGGCCCTTGCCGGTCTCGCTACGCTGAAGCTGCGGTGA
- the murD gene encoding UDP-N-acetylmuramoyl-L-alanine--D-glutamate ligase — translation MALTSSAFAGKTYAVLGLARSGLATVEALVASGARVVAWDNRDEARAAVADKAELADPLEIDLAGFDGVVVSPGVPLNKHPIAMHAKLAGVPVIGDIELFALARPTLPAHRVVGITGTNGKSTTTALVHHIIEAAGIPTRMGGNIGLPILGQEPLPEGGIYVLELSSYQIDLTQSLDCDVAVLLNITPDHLDRYNGFEGYVASKARLFAMQSPDHVAVIATEDESSRSIAAQPGARRVEVKAGDIDPAAQANWPSLQGPHNAQNAAIALAVARALGIDEATIEAALQSYASLPHRMQRVKELNGVLYVNDSKATNPASTAPALAAYPPVDGRPRLHWIVGGLAKTDNLDECAPWFGNVAAAYTIGEAGHMFADLLKDHMAVNDSEMLSAAVRRAARVAQPGDVVLLSPACASFDQFRDFEARGDAFVAAVTALEEGGLDG, via the coding sequence ATGGCACTTACTTCTTCAGCCTTCGCTGGCAAAACATATGCGGTTCTTGGCTTGGCCCGGTCTGGACTCGCGACTGTAGAGGCGCTTGTGGCCAGCGGTGCGCGCGTCGTCGCCTGGGACAATCGGGACGAAGCGCGCGCTGCTGTCGCGGACAAGGCCGAACTTGCGGACCCGCTGGAGATCGACCTCGCGGGCTTTGACGGCGTTGTTGTTTCTCCCGGCGTGCCACTCAACAAGCATCCGATCGCCATGCATGCCAAGCTCGCGGGCGTGCCCGTCATCGGCGACATCGAACTTTTCGCGCTCGCTCGGCCGACGCTGCCCGCGCATCGCGTGGTTGGCATTACCGGCACCAACGGCAAGTCGACCACGACCGCGCTGGTCCATCATATCATAGAAGCAGCAGGCATTCCGACCCGGATGGGCGGTAATATCGGTTTGCCCATTTTGGGGCAGGAGCCGTTGCCGGAGGGCGGCATCTATGTCCTGGAACTGTCCAGCTATCAGATTGACCTGACCCAGAGCCTGGACTGCGATGTCGCGGTGCTGCTCAACATCACGCCGGATCATCTCGATCGCTATAATGGCTTTGAAGGCTATGTCGCGTCGAAGGCCAGGCTGTTCGCCATGCAGTCGCCGGACCATGTCGCGGTGATCGCGACGGAGGATGAATCGAGCCGGTCCATCGCGGCCCAGCCGGGCGCTCGCCGGGTAGAGGTGAAGGCTGGGGACATCGATCCCGCCGCGCAGGCGAACTGGCCGTCGCTTCAGGGGCCGCACAACGCGCAGAACGCAGCGATAGCCCTCGCCGTCGCGCGCGCGCTGGGCATCGATGAAGCGACGATCGAGGCCGCGCTGCAAAGCTATGCCAGCCTGCCGCACCGGATGCAGCGCGTGAAGGAGCTGAACGGCGTTCTTTACGTCAACGACAGCAAGGCGACCAACCCCGCCTCGACGGCGCCCGCACTGGCGGCCTATCCGCCCGTTGACGGTCGGCCGCGCCTGCACTGGATCGTCGGAGGTCTGGCAAAGACAGACAATCTGGACGAATGCGCGCCATGGTTTGGCAATGTCGCAGCCGCTTACACCATCGGCGAAGCGGGGCATATGTTCGCCGACCTGCTCAAAGACCATATGGCGGTGAATGACAGCGAGATGCTATCGGCCGCCGTTCGCCGCGCGGCGCGTGTAGCACAGCCGGGCGACGTTGTGCTGCTTTCGCCAGCCTGTGCCAGTTTCGACCAATTCCGGGATTTCGAGGCGAGAGGCGATGCCTTCGTCGCGGCCGTCACGGCGCTGGAAGAAGGGGGCTTGGACGGTTAA
- the ftsW gene encoding putative lipid II flippase FtsW, which produces MFRAGELVKGFKNRTVPRERTALAIWFWEIDRVLLSLIVALMAIGLVAVAAASPVAAIDRSTSSVSVTPLIYFYRQLMWVFIGLPIMLVISMLPRQQARRLAMFMTAFFIVMLLCVPILGSTVNGARRWIDLPGFRFQPSEFLKPVYVVTMAWLLSLRGKDMSLPVIPLTGVLTLLIAAILMKQPDFGQTVIFLACWGCLLLLSGVSMRFIGMMGGVALAGLIAMYMFYENGRQRINDFLGIGVAQDTGPDQTELAFRTITHGGFTGVGPGGGQEKFRLPEAHTDYIFSVIGEEFGLLACIGIACVYLAIVVRVLLRMLDEDDNFTILAAAGLTTQFGLQAIINMGVNAQIFPSKGMTLPFISYGGSSMLALCIGVGLLLAFTRRNPFMGRHTVVKWSGR; this is translated from the coding sequence ATGTTCAGGGCAGGCGAACTGGTGAAGGGGTTCAAGAACCGCACCGTTCCGCGCGAGCGTACGGCCCTGGCCATCTGGTTTTGGGAGATTGATCGCGTTCTTCTCTCGCTGATCGTCGCGCTGATGGCGATCGGTCTGGTTGCCGTCGCGGCGGCTTCCCCCGTAGCGGCGATCGATCGTTCGACCAGCAGTGTCTCAGTCACGCCGCTCATCTATTTCTATCGCCAGCTTATGTGGGTCTTCATCGGTCTGCCGATCATGCTGGTCATATCGATGTTGCCCCGGCAGCAGGCCCGGCGGTTGGCCATGTTCATGACCGCCTTTTTCATCGTGATGTTGCTGTGCGTGCCGATCCTGGGATCGACGGTGAACGGCGCGCGGCGATGGATCGACCTGCCCGGCTTCCGCTTTCAGCCTTCGGAATTTCTGAAGCCTGTCTACGTCGTCACCATGGCCTGGCTGCTTTCGCTGCGGGGCAAGGACATGTCCTTGCCGGTCATTCCGCTGACCGGCGTGTTGACGCTGTTGATCGCGGCGATCCTGATGAAGCAGCCGGACTTTGGCCAGACGGTGATCTTCCTCGCTTGCTGGGGCTGCCTGTTGCTGCTGTCCGGCGTGTCGATGCGGTTCATCGGCATGATGGGTGGCGTGGCGCTGGCTGGCCTGATCGCGATGTACATGTTCTACGAAAATGGTCGTCAGCGCATCAATGACTTCCTTGGCATCGGCGTCGCGCAGGATACAGGGCCGGACCAGACTGAGCTGGCGTTTCGCACGATCACCCATGGCGGCTTCACAGGGGTGGGGCCGGGTGGCGGCCAGGAGAAATTCCGCCTGCCCGAAGCGCACACCGACTATATCTTTTCCGTGATCGGTGAAGAGTTCGGGCTGCTCGCCTGCATCGGCATCGCCTGCGTTTACCTGGCGATCGTCGTCCGCGTGCTGCTGCGCATGCTGGACGAGGATGATAATTTTACGATCCTGGCCGCAGCGGGCCTTACAACGCAGTTCGGGTTGCAGGCGATCATCAATATGGGCGTCAATGCCCAGATATTTCCTTCGAAGGGCATGACGCTGCCCTTTATCAGCTATGGCGGCTCCTCTATGCTGGCCCTTTGTATCGGGGTCGGCCTGCTGCTTGCGTTCACACGGCGCAATCCCTTCATGGGGCGGCATACCGTCGTCAAATGGAGTGGTCGATGA
- the murG gene encoding undecaprenyldiphospho-muramoylpentapeptide beta-N-acetylglucosaminyltransferase: protein MSISRHFVLAAGGTGGHMIPAHAVAEELMARGHHVALVTDERGAKIPGIFDRAQVHVLPAGRMTKNPKSWLGALKAILAGRAMARRLNETFRPTAVVGFGGYPAMPALLGALADGIPTAIHEQNAVLGRVNRFLARRVDAIATAYPKVERLRDKYAGKVHLVGNPVREEVKALRDEEFPALTDESVFRVLVIGGSQGASILSSVVPDGLGMLPLSLRRRLQVTQQCRAEDIERVRRFYADLEIPADLATYFNDVPEKLSWSHLVIARAGASTLAELTCAGRPAILVPLPSAMDDHQTVNAREMTEAGGARTIPQSRFTAVELAKQMQKMAMEPGALQNAAKRARACGRPNAARDMADLLESIGPAPIMNDPLKVGPVPTSLNLQGVPA, encoded by the coding sequence ATGAGCATTTCCCGTCACTTCGTCCTCGCCGCAGGTGGGACGGGCGGTCACATGATTCCGGCGCATGCCGTGGCCGAAGAGTTGATGGCGCGCGGCCACCATGTTGCTTTGGTCACGGATGAACGCGGCGCTAAGATCCCCGGCATCTTCGATCGCGCGCAGGTGCATGTCCTGCCCGCTGGCCGCATGACGAAAAACCCGAAAAGCTGGCTGGGCGCGCTTAAGGCCATTCTTGCAGGCCGCGCCATGGCCCGCCGCCTTAACGAGACCTTCCGCCCCACCGCTGTCGTCGGCTTTGGCGGCTATCCCGCCATGCCTGCGCTGTTGGGTGCACTGGCGGACGGCATCCCGACCGCCATCCACGAACAGAATGCCGTGCTGGGCCGGGTCAACCGTTTTCTCGCCCGTCGCGTCGATGCGATCGCTACGGCTTACCCGAAGGTGGAGCGCCTGCGCGACAAATATGCGGGCAAGGTGCATCTCGTCGGCAACCCGGTCCGTGAGGAAGTGAAGGCGCTGCGGGACGAGGAATTCCCGGCGCTGACAGACGAAAGCGTATTCCGCGTGCTCGTGATCGGCGGCAGCCAGGGCGCCAGCATCCTCTCTTCTGTCGTGCCGGATGGCCTTGGCATGTTGCCGCTCAGCCTGCGCCGCCGTTTGCAGGTGACGCAGCAATGCCGCGCCGAAGATATCGAGCGGGTGCGGCGCTTCTATGCCGATCTTGAGATTCCGGCGGATTTGGCAACCTATTTCAACGATGTGCCGGAAAAACTGAGCTGGTCGCATCTGGTGATCGCTCGCGCGGGTGCTTCGACGCTGGCGGAACTTACCTGTGCGGGCCGTCCCGCCATCCTCGTCCCGCTGCCGAGCGCGATGGACGACCATCAGACCGTCAACGCGCGCGAGATGACGGAAGCAGGCGGCGCGCGGACGATCCCGCAGTCGCGCTTCACCGCCGTGGAACTGGCCAAGCAGATGCAGAAGATGGCGATGGAACCGGGCGCGCTTCAGAACGCAGCCAAGCGCGCCCGTGCCTGTGGCCGTCCCAATGCGGCGCGCGACATGGCCGACCTACTTGAAAGCATCGGCCCCGCGCCGATCATGAACGATCCTTTGAAAGTCGGCCCGGTGCCGACCAGTTTAAATTTGCAGGGCGTCCCTGCATGA